The genomic interval GCAGATGGCCCACACCTGGCGGTAGCGGAACAGTTCGGCGACCTGGCGCCAGTCGAAACGGGTGCGCTCCTGGCTGCTTCTGACCAGCCCGCCGCCGTCCTCGATGTAGGCCAGTTCTTCCTTGCTGACCTTCTTGCAGTTGAGCGGGTCGCGGTACAGGAACAACCACACCACGCCAAACACGATACCAATCAGGCCGGTGCTGTAGAACACATGGCGCCAGTCATAGGTGGTCGCCAGCCACAGCAATGCCCCAGTGAACAAGGCCGTGCCCAGGTACTGGCCGCACACGTAGATGCTGCTGGCCATGCCCCGTTCGCGGGCAGGGAACCACACGGTGACGGCGCGGCTGTTGGCGGGGAAGGCCGGTGCCTCCATGGCACCGACGGCCAGGCGCAGGCCGAACAGCGAGGTGAAGCCGCTGGCCAGGCCCTGGGCGACAGTGACAGCCGACCAACTGATCAGCGAGACGCCGTAGGTCAGGCGCGAGCCGAAGCGGTCGGCAATGAAGCCGGCTGGCACCAACGCCAGGGCGTAAGTCCAGGCGAACGCGGAGAAGATCAAGCCCATCTCGACTTTGTCCAGGCCCAGGTCCTTGGCCATGAAGGGCGCCGCGATGGAGATGTTGACCCGGTCGACGTAGTTGATGATGGTCGCCAGCAGCAGCAGCGAGAGCATGAACCAGCGACGGCGGGTGGGTAGGCGTTGCGATGCGACCGCGTCCACTGCGAACGCAGGCGCCGCAGTGCGGGAAGTAGGCGTGCTCGACATGAGTCGACCTCGTTTGTTGTTGTTGGTAGAGGTTGGGCTGCAGTCCCTTTTTTAAGGTGGTCGTACAACATCGGAAAATCAACGGCGGTTTTAGACCGTTTTTTTCACTCGGAACGGGGTAGGGCTGCGCTGTCCAAAAAACTCAGCGGGCGGGGTTTTGGCAGCTTTTTTTGCTTTGGGTGGCGGTTTTAAAGGGCTGCGTCGATTTTTGCCGGATACGTTTTTTGCAGTGGGCTTCAAAATTATGAGTTTCGA from Pseudomonas kermanshahensis carries:
- a CDS encoding MFS transporter gives rise to the protein MSSTPTSRTAAPAFAVDAVASQRLPTRRRWFMLSLLLLATIINYVDRVNISIAAPFMAKDLGLDKVEMGLIFSAFAWTYALALVPAGFIADRFGSRLTYGVSLISWSAVTVAQGLASGFTSLFGLRLAVGAMEAPAFPANSRAVTVWFPARERGMASSIYVCGQYLGTALFTGALLWLATTYDWRHVFYSTGLIGIVFGVVWLFLYRDPLNCKKVSKEELAYIEDGGGLVRSSQERTRFDWRQVAELFRYRQVWAICLGKFASTSALYFFLTWFPTYLIEERQLTLIKVGIFAVMPFIGATVGILLAGIVSDLLIRRGYSLSFARKLPLVVGSMLGMSIVLVNFTDSNVLCIAVLTLAFFAQGIASSSWAAVSEVAPKQLIGLTGGVTSLAANIGGIVTPIVIGAIVQASGSFALAFWFIGGVALMGTLSYSLLLGKLYRIELKTAA